In a genomic window of Thermosynechococcus sp. CL-1:
- the fusA gene encoding elongation factor G, translated as MARTTPLERVRNIGIAAHIDAGKTTTTERILFYSGVVHKIGEVHEGTTVTDWMEQERERGITITAAAISTSWKDHQINIIDTPGHVDFTIEVERSMRVLDGVIAVFCSVGGVQPQSETVWRQADRYSVPRIVFVNKMDRTGANFYKVYDQIRDRLRANAVPIQLPIGAEDQFKGIVDLVRMRAKIYKDDLGKEIEDTEIPAEMTELAEEYRTKLIEAVAETDDALMEKYFEGEELTEEEIRAALRKGTIAGTIVPMLCGSAFKNKGVQLLLDAVVDYLPAPIDIPAIKGHLPDGTEVERAADDDQPLAALAFKIMSDPYGRLTFVRVYSGVLKKGSYVLNATKGKKERISRLIVLKADERIEVDELRAGDLGAALGLKETFTGDTLCDESSPVILESLYIPEPVISVAVEPKTKQDMEKLSKALQALSEEDPTFRVSVDPETNQTVIAGMGELHLEILVDRMQREFKVEANIGQPQVAYRETIRKPVRAEGKFIRQSGGKGQYGHVVIEVEPAEPGTGFEFVSKIVGGVVPKEYIPPAEQGMKEACESGILAGYPVIDLKVTLVDGSYHEVDSSEMAFKIAGSMAIKEAVMKANPVLLEPMMKVEVEVPEEFLGTVMGDLISRRGQIEGQTVENGIAKVTAKVPLERMFGYATDIRSNTQGRGIFSMEFSHYEEVPRNVAEAIIAKNKGNA; from the coding sequence TGCCGCTCACATTGATGCGGGTAAAACAACCACAACTGAACGTATTCTTTTCTATTCCGGTGTGGTGCACAAAATTGGCGAAGTGCACGAGGGTACCACGGTTACCGACTGGATGGAACAGGAGCGGGAGCGGGGCATCACCATTACAGCCGCCGCCATCAGCACCTCTTGGAAAGACCATCAGATCAATATTATTGACACCCCCGGCCACGTGGACTTCACGATTGAGGTGGAGCGCTCCATGCGGGTTCTTGATGGGGTGATTGCGGTATTCTGCTCCGTCGGTGGTGTGCAACCCCAGTCAGAAACCGTATGGCGGCAAGCCGATCGCTACAGCGTCCCGCGCATCGTCTTTGTCAACAAGATGGATCGCACTGGGGCAAACTTCTACAAAGTCTATGACCAGATTCGCGATCGCCTGCGGGCAAATGCTGTGCCGATTCAGTTGCCCATTGGTGCTGAAGATCAGTTCAAAGGCATCGTTGATCTGGTGCGGATGCGCGCCAAAATCTACAAAGACGACCTTGGCAAGGAAATCGAAGATACCGAAATTCCTGCCGAGATGACTGAACTGGCGGAAGAGTATCGCACCAAGCTCATCGAGGCAGTTGCCGAAACCGATGATGCCCTCATGGAAAAATACTTTGAGGGGGAAGAACTCACAGAAGAGGAAATCCGCGCCGCCCTACGCAAAGGGACGATCGCTGGCACCATTGTGCCGATGCTCTGTGGCTCCGCCTTCAAAAATAAAGGCGTGCAATTGCTCCTTGATGCCGTGGTGGACTATCTGCCAGCGCCCATTGACATTCCAGCGATTAAAGGTCATCTGCCCGATGGCACAGAGGTAGAGCGGGCTGCCGACGATGATCAACCCCTAGCGGCATTAGCCTTCAAAATCATGTCGGATCCCTATGGCCGCCTCACCTTCGTGCGCGTTTATTCCGGTGTTCTCAAAAAAGGCAGCTATGTCCTCAATGCCACTAAGGGCAAGAAAGAGCGCATTTCTCGTCTGATTGTGCTCAAAGCCGATGAGCGGATTGAAGTAGATGAACTGCGAGCCGGCGATTTAGGAGCTGCCTTGGGTCTGAAGGAAACCTTCACGGGGGATACCCTCTGCGATGAAAGCTCGCCCGTGATTCTTGAATCGCTCTACATTCCAGAGCCAGTGATTTCCGTGGCTGTGGAACCCAAAACCAAGCAGGACATGGAAAAACTCTCCAAAGCCCTGCAAGCCCTCTCTGAGGAAGACCCCACCTTCCGCGTCAGCGTTGATCCTGAAACCAACCAAACCGTGATTGCGGGCATGGGGGAACTGCACCTCGAGATCCTTGTGGATCGGATGCAGCGGGAGTTCAAAGTGGAAGCCAATATTGGCCAACCCCAAGTGGCCTACCGCGAAACGATTCGCAAACCTGTCCGTGCCGAAGGCAAGTTTATCCGTCAAAGTGGCGGTAAAGGCCAGTATGGTCACGTTGTGATTGAAGTAGAGCCTGCCGAACCCGGTACTGGGTTTGAATTTGTCTCCAAAATTGTTGGTGGTGTCGTCCCCAAAGAGTACATTCCACCCGCTGAGCAGGGAATGAAGGAAGCCTGTGAATCGGGGATTTTGGCAGGGTACCCAGTGATTGACCTCAAGGTCACATTAGTGGATGGCTCCTACCACGAGGTTGACTCCTCAGAAATGGCCTTCAAAATTGCTGGCTCCATGGCCATTAAAGAGGCAGTGATGAAAGCCAATCCGGTGCTGCTGGAGCCAATGATGAAGGTCGAGGTCGAGGTTCCAGAAGAATTCCTTGGGACAGTGATGGGAGACCTCATTTCCCGTCGCGGTCAAATTGAGGGACAAACCGTGGAAAATGGCATTGCCAAAGTGACGGCAAAAGTCCCTCTCGAACGGATGTTTGGTTATGCCACTGACATTCGCTCGAATACCCAAGGTCGGGGAATTTTCTCGATGGAATTTAGCCATTACGAGGAAGTCCCCCGTAATGTGGCTGAGGCGATCATTGCCAAAAATAAAGGGAACGCATAG
- the tuf gene encoding elongation factor Tu: MARAKFERTKPHVNIGTIGHVDHGKTTLTAAITMTLAAQGKAQARKYDEIDAAPEEKARGITINTAHVEYETEKRHYAHVDCPGHADYVKNMITGAAQMDGAILVVAATDGAMPQTKEHILLARQVGVPSIVVFLNKVDMVDDEELLELVELELRELLSEYEFPGDEVPIIRGSGLKALEAMTANPKTQRGENEWVDKIYELMDAVDNYIPTPERDVDKPFLMAVEDVFSITGRGTVATGRIERGRIKLNETVELVGLRETRTTTVTGIEMFKKSLEEGIAGDNAGLLLRGLKKEDVERGMVIAKPGSITPHTQFEGEVYVLTEKEGGRKTPFFAGYRPQFYVRTTDVTGTITSFTADDGSAAEMVMPGDRIKMTVELIQPIAIEQGMRFAIREGGRTIGAGVVSKILK; encoded by the coding sequence ATGGCACGCGCTAAATTTGAACGAACCAAACCCCACGTTAACATCGGTACGATTGGTCACGTTGACCACGGTAAAACCACACTGACCGCAGCCATCACCATGACATTGGCTGCCCAAGGGAAAGCTCAGGCTCGCAAATACGATGAGATTGATGCTGCCCCTGAGGAAAAAGCCCGTGGGATTACCATCAACACGGCTCACGTGGAGTATGAGACCGAAAAACGTCACTATGCCCATGTGGATTGCCCCGGCCACGCTGACTATGTGAAAAACATGATCACGGGTGCCGCCCAAATGGACGGTGCTATTCTCGTGGTGGCCGCTACTGATGGTGCGATGCCCCAAACCAAGGAGCACATTCTCTTGGCTCGTCAGGTGGGGGTGCCCAGCATTGTTGTCTTCCTGAACAAAGTGGACATGGTGGACGACGAAGAACTGCTGGAGCTGGTGGAACTGGAACTGCGGGAACTCCTCAGCGAATATGAATTCCCCGGTGACGAAGTGCCCATCATCCGTGGTTCGGGTCTGAAAGCCCTTGAAGCCATGACCGCCAATCCAAAAACCCAACGCGGTGAAAATGAGTGGGTCGATAAAATCTACGAGCTAATGGATGCCGTGGATAACTACATTCCCACCCCTGAGCGGGATGTGGATAAGCCCTTCCTGATGGCCGTAGAAGACGTGTTCTCCATTACCGGTCGGGGTACCGTGGCCACGGGCCGGATTGAGCGCGGTCGCATTAAACTCAACGAAACGGTTGAACTCGTGGGTCTGCGGGAAACTCGCACAACGACGGTCACCGGTATTGAAATGTTCAAGAAGAGCCTCGAAGAGGGGATTGCCGGTGACAACGCTGGTTTGCTCCTGCGCGGCCTGAAAAAAGAGGATGTGGAACGGGGAATGGTGATTGCCAAACCCGGCTCCATTACGCCCCACACCCAATTTGAGGGTGAAGTGTACGTGCTCACTGAAAAAGAGGGTGGCCGTAAAACCCCCTTCTTTGCCGGTTACCGTCCGCAGTTCTATGTGCGTACCACCGATGTGACCGGTACGATTACCTCCTTCACCGCTGATGATGGTAGCGCCGCTGAAATGGTGATGCCTGGTGACCGCATCAAAATGACCGTGGAACTGATCCAGCCCATTGCCATTGAGCAGGGGATGCGCTTTGCCATCCGTGAAGGTGGCCGGACGATTGGTGCGGGTGTTGTCTCCAAAATCCTGAAGTAG